Sequence from the Pyrobaculum neutrophilum V24Sta genome:
CTGCGCCACTGCGAGCAGATCCCCCACGCTGAGCTCGCCCTCCTCCAGGATGGACACCACAGCCCCAATCTCCTTCTCGTTTTTTTGGCTAGGCCTCACGGCGAAGTCGCCCACGTTTAACTCCCGGAACAGCAGTTCCACAGGCCGCCGTATGCGCCCGGGTAAAAAGGGTTAATGGGTATTACGCGTTCCGCCGCCTAGCTGGACTATTTCGTCTACTCTCTTCCCGAGTGTCTTCCTTTTCTCGACGCCCAGCATCGCCGTCGTGAGGATCTCAAGCTCGTTCGCGGTGTAGCGGCCGAACTTGTCCACCACGGCGTCTATCCTCGCCCGGAGCTTCTCCTCCACCCTCACGAACCTGGCGCGCCAGGTGGGGCGGTACACGTATATCACCTTGGGCGACTTGTCGTCGTCGTAGAAGCCCAGCCTCACCACCTCGCCGTCGGCAACCACGCTGTGGTACGAGTCGTATCCGTACACCCTCTCCGAGATGTACCCCTCCTCCACAAGCCACTCCAAATCCTCATCCACCTGAGGCGAGTAGGGCCCGTAGAGCCACACCACGAACCCGTACCCCGTGAGTCCCAGCGATCTGGACACCCCCCTCCCCCCGTCCCAGTGCTCCACCAGAAACATCAGCTTCTGCACCTTCTTCTTCCCCCACACCTCCCC
This genomic interval carries:
- a CDS encoding type II toxin-antitoxin system antitoxin SocA domain-containing protein, with product MEVGRRALLYLVVSHWRRWGEVWGKKKVQKLMFLVEHWDGGRGVSRSLGLTGYGFVVWLYGPYSPQVDEDLEWLVEEGYISERVYGYDSYHSVVADGEVVRLGFYDDDKSPKVIYVYRPTWRARFVRVEEKLRARIDAVVDKFGRYTANELEILTTAMLGVEKRKTLGKRVDEIVQLGGGTRNTH